In Sideroxyarcus emersonii, one DNA window encodes the following:
- a CDS encoding YbaB/EbfC family nucleoid-associated protein, translating to MMKGGLAGLMKQAQQMQANMKKAQDELATVEVEGQSGSGMVKVTMTCAHEVRRVSLDQSVLDDKEMLEDLIVAALNDANKKAAETSQKRMSGFTAGMNLPPGMSLPF from the coding sequence ATGATGAAGGGCGGATTGGCCGGGCTGATGAAGCAGGCTCAACAGATGCAGGCGAACATGAAGAAGGCGCAGGACGAGTTGGCCACCGTCGAGGTGGAAGGGCAGTCCGGCTCCGGCATGGTCAAGGTGACGATGACCTGTGCGCACGAGGTGCGCCGTGTCAGTCTGGACCAGAGCGTGCTCGACGACAAGGAGATGCTGGAGGACCTGATCGTGGCTGCCTTGAACGACGCCAACAAGAAAGCCGCCGAGACTTCGCAGAAGCGCATGAGCGGCTTCACCGCCGGGATGAACCTGCCGCCCGGCATGAGCCTGCCGTTTTAA
- the dnaX gene encoding DNA polymerase III subunit gamma/tau, whose product MSATSVLARKWRPRSFAQLAGQEHVVQALTNALTQNRLHHAYLFTGTRGVGKTTIARIFAKSLNCETGVTPAPCGVCSACTEIDSGRFVDLIELDAASNTQVDNMRELLESALYAPTSGRFKVYIIDEVHMLSKSAFNAMLKTLEEPPAHVKFILATTDPQKIPVTVLSRCLQFNLKQLPPALINTHLQYVLEQEGIPFENGALNLVARAAQGSMRDALSLMDQAIAYSSGKVDEALVRTMLGAIDQGYLFDLLQTLRAGDGAGLLRIADDMAMRSLAFEAALQDMATLLHRIALAQTIPQAIPDDEPERARLFELAQQYTPEEIQLNYQIAIHGRNEIDLAPDEYAGFTMTLLRMLAFAPQGAAAGAGPAAPRTSAVTPGATRHVAAEPAPVRQEAAPVRNVAGTADLDWNTLLSQLNLQGMARELAKNSVLASFSDDRMVLSLAPQYKHLQGNKLAQDKLQAALSDYFVKPVRLAVELAAVKDVATPAAVEQHEKQTRQQQAEEAIRHDAFVREAQAHLGAQVIEGSIRPV is encoded by the coding sequence ATGTCTGCTACCTCGGTTCTAGCGCGCAAATGGCGCCCCAGAAGTTTCGCCCAGCTGGCGGGGCAGGAGCACGTCGTACAGGCGCTGACCAATGCGCTGACGCAGAACCGGCTGCACCATGCCTATCTTTTCACCGGCACGCGTGGTGTGGGCAAGACCACCATCGCGCGCATCTTTGCCAAATCCCTGAATTGCGAAACCGGTGTCACGCCTGCACCCTGCGGCGTGTGCAGCGCCTGCACCGAGATCGACAGCGGACGTTTCGTCGACCTGATCGAGCTGGATGCGGCCTCGAACACGCAGGTCGACAACATGCGGGAGCTGCTGGAGAGTGCGCTGTATGCGCCAACCAGCGGGCGCTTCAAGGTGTACATCATCGACGAAGTGCACATGCTGTCCAAATCGGCCTTCAATGCGATGCTGAAGACGCTGGAAGAGCCGCCGGCGCATGTGAAGTTCATCCTCGCCACTACCGATCCGCAGAAGATCCCGGTCACTGTGCTGTCGCGCTGCCTGCAGTTCAATCTCAAGCAACTGCCGCCGGCGTTGATCAATACCCACCTGCAATACGTGCTGGAGCAGGAGGGGATCCCGTTCGAGAACGGCGCACTGAATCTGGTGGCGCGCGCCGCGCAAGGCAGCATGCGCGATGCGCTGAGCCTGATGGACCAGGCCATCGCCTATTCTTCCGGCAAGGTGGACGAAGCGCTGGTGCGCACCATGCTCGGGGCGATCGACCAAGGCTATCTGTTCGATCTGCTGCAGACTTTGCGGGCGGGCGACGGCGCTGGCCTGTTGCGCATTGCCGACGATATGGCCATGCGCAGCCTGGCGTTCGAGGCGGCTTTGCAGGATATGGCGACATTGCTGCATCGCATCGCGCTGGCGCAGACCATTCCGCAGGCGATACCGGATGATGAGCCGGAGCGGGCGCGCCTGTTTGAACTGGCGCAGCAGTACACGCCGGAAGAGATCCAGCTGAACTATCAGATCGCCATCCACGGGCGCAACGAGATCGATCTGGCCCCGGACGAATACGCCGGATTCACCATGACGCTGTTGCGCATGCTGGCTTTTGCGCCGCAGGGGGCGGCGGCAGGTGCCGGGCCGGCGGCGCCGCGGACCTCCGCGGTGACGCCGGGCGCAACCAGGCACGTCGCCGCAGAACCCGCTCCGGTCAGGCAGGAGGCTGCTCCGGTGCGGAATGTGGCAGGTACCGCCGACCTGGACTGGAACACATTGCTGTCGCAACTCAACCTGCAAGGCATGGCGCGCGAACTGGCGAAGAACAGCGTACTGGCGAGCTTTTCGGATGACCGTATGGTGCTGAGCCTGGCGCCTCAGTACAAGCATCTGCAGGGCAACAAGCTGGCACAGGACAAGCTGCAGGCGGCATTGAGCGATTATTTCGTCAAGCCGGTCAGGCTGGCCGTGGAACTGGCTGCGGTAAAGGATGTCGCAACCCCCGCTGCGGTGGAGCAGCATGAGAAACAGACGCGCCAGCAGCAGGCTGAAGAGGCGATCAGGCATGATGCGTTCGTGCGTGAGGCGCAAGCGCATCTGGGGGCGCAGGTGATCGAAGGGTCCATCAGACCCGTTTAA
- a CDS encoding fumarate hydratase: protein MSAIRQQDFIDSIADALQFISYYHPEDYVQSLAAAYRREESPAAKDAMAQILTNSRMCALGKRPICQDTGIVVAFVRVGMEVRWEGVSMSIAEMVNAGVRQAYLDPDNVLRASIVADPAGRRKNTGDNTPAVVHFDIVPGNRIEVDVAAKGGGSENKSRFAMLNPSDDIVEWVVSQLPGMGAGWCPPGQLGIGIGGTAEKAMLLAKEALMQPIDMTELKARGARNRLEELRIEIYDRVNALGIGAQGLGGLTTVLDVKILDYPTHAASKPIALIPNCAATRHVHFMLDGSGVAQFVPPRIEDYPDVHWQPAQDARRVDLGRVTRADIAQWQPGETLLLSGKLLTGRDAAHKRIVDLLAKGEKLPVDVDFNGRFIYYVGPVDPVRDEVVGPAGPTTATRMDKFTETMLAQTGLIGMIGKAERGKVGLEAIKKHAAVYLMAIGGAAYLVSKAIRSAKVVAFADLGMEAIYEFDVQDMPVTVAVDTQGRSVHEIGPAEWKKRIGMIPLTQV from the coding sequence ATGAGCGCCATCCGTCAGCAGGATTTCATCGACAGCATCGCCGATGCCTTGCAGTTCATCTCTTACTACCACCCGGAAGATTATGTCCAGTCGCTGGCGGCAGCATACCGGCGCGAGGAATCGCCTGCGGCGAAGGATGCGATGGCGCAGATCCTGACCAATTCACGCATGTGCGCGCTGGGCAAGCGACCGATCTGCCAGGATACCGGCATCGTGGTGGCTTTTGTGCGTGTCGGCATGGAGGTGCGCTGGGAAGGTGTTTCGATGAGCATCGCCGAGATGGTGAATGCCGGTGTGCGCCAGGCTTATCTCGATCCCGATAATGTGTTGCGGGCATCTATCGTGGCGGATCCGGCGGGCAGGCGCAAGAACACGGGTGACAATACGCCTGCCGTGGTGCATTTCGACATCGTGCCGGGGAACAGGATCGAAGTGGATGTCGCGGCCAAGGGCGGCGGTTCGGAGAACAAGTCGCGTTTCGCCATGCTCAATCCGAGCGACGACATCGTGGAGTGGGTGGTCAGCCAGTTGCCCGGCATGGGGGCCGGCTGGTGTCCGCCGGGGCAACTGGGCATCGGGATCGGCGGCACGGCAGAGAAGGCCATGCTGCTGGCGAAGGAAGCGCTGATGCAGCCGATCGACATGACCGAACTCAAGGCGCGTGGCGCAAGGAATCGCCTGGAGGAATTGCGCATCGAGATCTATGATCGTGTCAACGCGCTGGGTATCGGTGCTCAAGGCCTGGGCGGGCTGACGACGGTGCTCGACGTCAAGATCCTCGATTATCCGACCCATGCGGCGTCCAAGCCGATTGCGCTGATCCCCAACTGCGCGGCGACGCGGCATGTGCATTTCATGCTGGATGGCAGCGGCGTGGCGCAGTTCGTCCCGCCGAGGATCGAAGATTACCCGGATGTACACTGGCAGCCGGCGCAGGACGCGCGCCGCGTGGACCTGGGGCGTGTGACGCGTGCCGATATCGCGCAATGGCAGCCGGGCGAGACCTTGCTGCTTTCAGGCAAGCTGTTGACCGGGCGCGATGCAGCGCATAAACGTATCGTCGATTTGCTGGCGAAGGGCGAAAAGTTGCCCGTCGACGTGGATTTTAACGGTCGTTTCATTTACTATGTCGGCCCGGTCGATCCGGTGCGCGACGAGGTGGTAGGGCCCGCCGGACCGACGACGGCGACGCGCATGGACAAGTTCACCGAGACCATGCTGGCGCAGACCGGTTTGATCGGCATGATCGGCAAAGCGGAGCGCGGCAAGGTCGGTCTTGAGGCAATCAAAAAACACGCAGCAGTGTATCTGATGGCGATAGGCGGTGCCGCCTATCTGGTGTCCAAGGCGATACGCAGCGCGAAAGTGGTGGCCTTTGCCGATCTTGGCATGGAAGCCATCTACGAGTTCGATGTGCAGGATATGCCGGTGACCGTGGCAGTGGATACGCAAGGCCGTTCGGTGCATGAGATCGGCCCGGCGGAGTGGAAGAAGCGGATCGGGATGATTCCGCTGACACAAGTTTAG
- a CDS encoding GGDEF domain-containing protein has product MPNQPAVANRGKVFLATKIYEYLLKAALALVPSLGIGYLQIYQSPLLCTVGHTLHDAAIVASLLVSGFVAYVTWRCYRYSGEPFLRWLALGFIGVTVVYAPHGLFTGISDLHLELFLLYGPASRLVMMLLLFIGLLHYGRSEDTQEDKDNPARWWLWLMLFIIIDLAVALIAETGAVRLLDWRFWMESGALFIALAGVVIVLARHRSSPLMMTYALSLAFFAQASVAFLLSSPWNHQWWYAHVIFATGFFILSYGVVRAFHTTGAFSTVYGLEELMERLRVEKSHTEAALRQLQAANAELAWMASTDSLTGASNRRHFLECAAVESGRARRNGLPISLLALDIDHFKAVNDEYGHQAGDTVLKSLVEGIMETLRPHDIVGRIGGEEFMVLLPDTSHAAAAVLAERIRSKVEGLDIPIAGETLRVTVSIGIAEFGLDGDTRDVVFKVADDRLYRAKHAGRNRVVA; this is encoded by the coding sequence ATGCCAAATCAGCCAGCTGTTGCCAATCGCGGCAAAGTGTTCCTCGCCACCAAAATATACGAATACCTGCTGAAGGCGGCGCTGGCCCTGGTTCCGTCGCTCGGGATAGGGTACCTGCAGATATACCAGAGTCCGCTGCTCTGTACTGTGGGGCATACATTGCACGATGCCGCCATCGTGGCCTCCCTGCTGGTCAGCGGTTTCGTGGCCTACGTCACCTGGCGCTGCTATCGATATTCCGGCGAACCGTTCTTGCGCTGGCTGGCGCTGGGTTTCATCGGGGTCACCGTCGTCTATGCCCCGCACGGGTTGTTCACCGGGATTTCGGACCTGCATCTGGAATTGTTCCTGTTATACGGCCCAGCCTCCCGTCTTGTGATGATGTTGCTGCTGTTCATCGGGCTGCTGCACTACGGGCGGAGCGAGGATACGCAGGAGGACAAGGACAATCCCGCACGCTGGTGGTTGTGGCTGATGCTCTTCATCATCATCGATCTGGCCGTTGCGCTGATTGCGGAGACCGGGGCGGTCCGGTTGCTCGATTGGCGCTTCTGGATGGAGTCCGGCGCCCTGTTCATCGCATTGGCCGGGGTGGTCATCGTTTTGGCCCGGCATCGCTCGTCGCCGTTGATGATGACCTATGCCTTGTCGCTGGCATTTTTTGCCCAGGCTTCGGTTGCCTTCCTGCTGTCCAGTCCCTGGAACCATCAGTGGTGGTATGCCCACGTGATCTTCGCGACGGGTTTCTTCATCCTGAGCTATGGCGTGGTGCGGGCGTTCCATACCACGGGCGCCTTTTCCACCGTATATGGCCTGGAAGAACTGATGGAACGGCTGCGTGTCGAGAAGAGCCATACCGAGGCTGCCTTGCGCCAGCTGCAGGCAGCGAATGCCGAATTGGCCTGGATGGCGTCGACCGACTCTTTGACCGGGGCGAGCAACCGCCGTCATTTCCTTGAATGTGCCGCAGTCGAATCCGGGCGGGCCAGGCGCAATGGCCTGCCGATCTCGCTGCTGGCGCTGGATATCGATCATTTCAAGGCGGTGAACGATGAATATGGGCATCAGGCCGGGGATACGGTACTTAAATCGCTGGTCGAGGGCATCATGGAAACGCTGCGTCCGCACGATATCGTCGGGCGCATCGGCGGCGAAGAGTTCATGGTGCTGTTGCCGGATACCTCGCATGCGGCGGCAGCCGTTCTGGCCGAGCGCATCCGCAGCAAGGTGGAAGGGCTGGATATCCCGATCGCAGGGGAGACTTTGCGGGTCACGGTGAGTATCGGCATCGCCGAGTTCGGGCTGGACGGCGATACGCGGGATGTGGTGTTCAAGGTGGCCGATGATCGTCTGTACCGGGCCAAACATGCGGGGCGGAATCGCGTCGTCGCCTGA
- the ylqF gene encoding ribosome biogenesis GTPase YlqF, with product MAIQWFPGHMTSARKKAAETMARIDVVIEVLDARVPEAGSNPMIRELRLHRQRPCLKVLNKTDLADPAATQAWLEHYNKQEGVHAVALSCKKAGDAAKIPKLCLPLAPHRGTPLKPLRIMIMGIPNVGKSTLMNTLLKRRAVAVGDEPAITKNQQSFDLNDHIILIDTPGLMWPKIAYESDGLMLAASHSIGRNAIIDEEVAAFLGDLLLARYPDLLRQRYKFPLDNMDGYALIEAIARLRGYRIRGKDLDLEKAAMTLLQDYRTGALGRISLETPATRAEMLRTSAPQPDMETAEDQSGSD from the coding sequence ATGGCGATCCAATGGTTTCCCGGCCATATGACCTCGGCGCGCAAGAAAGCCGCCGAAACCATGGCACGCATCGATGTGGTCATCGAGGTGCTGGACGCACGCGTGCCGGAAGCCGGGAGCAATCCGATGATCCGCGAGCTGCGCCTGCATCGTCAGCGCCCCTGCCTCAAGGTGCTGAACAAGACCGACCTTGCCGATCCGGCGGCAACACAGGCCTGGCTGGAGCACTACAACAAACAGGAAGGCGTGCATGCGGTCGCGCTTTCGTGCAAGAAAGCGGGCGACGCAGCGAAGATCCCCAAGCTGTGCCTGCCGCTCGCACCGCATCGCGGCACGCCGCTCAAGCCGTTGCGCATCATGATCATGGGCATCCCCAACGTGGGTAAATCCACGCTGATGAACACCCTGCTCAAGCGCCGCGCCGTCGCGGTCGGCGACGAGCCTGCCATCACCAAGAACCAGCAGAGTTTCGACCTGAACGACCATATCATCCTGATCGACACACCGGGCCTGATGTGGCCGAAAATCGCCTACGAAAGCGACGGACTGATGCTCGCCGCCAGCCACAGCATCGGCCGCAATGCCATCATCGACGAAGAGGTCGCCGCCTTCCTGGGCGACCTGCTGCTGGCGCGCTACCCGGATCTGCTCCGGCAGCGCTACAAGTTCCCGCTCGACAACATGGACGGCTACGCCCTCATCGAGGCCATCGCCAGGCTGCGCGGCTACCGCATCCGCGGCAAGGATCTCGACCTGGAAAAGGCAGCCATGACCTTGCTGCAGGACTACCGCACCGGCGCGCTCGGCCGCATCAGCCTGGAGACACCGGCGACCCGCGCCGAGATGCTGCGGACATCCGCCCCGCAGCCAGACATGGAAACTGCCGAGGATCAGTCCGGCTCGGACTGA
- a CDS encoding group II truncated hemoglobin produces MQISNDKRSHYERIGGEAKVRELVQRFYHLMDELPEAYGIRKMHQPSLQGAEDKLFMFLSGWMGGPPLFVEKFGHPALRMRHMPFSIGKSERDQWLLCMGQALDEVVEEEALRNELKAAFIKVADFMRNQSEPD; encoded by the coding sequence ATGCAGATCAGCAATGACAAGCGCTCGCATTACGAGCGTATCGGCGGCGAGGCAAAAGTGCGGGAACTGGTGCAGCGCTTCTATCACCTGATGGACGAATTGCCGGAAGCGTACGGCATACGCAAGATGCACCAGCCGAGCCTGCAAGGTGCCGAAGACAAACTGTTCATGTTCCTGTCGGGCTGGATGGGCGGCCCGCCGCTGTTCGTGGAAAAGTTCGGCCATCCGGCGCTGCGCATGCGCCATATGCCGTTCTCCATCGGCAAGTCGGAACGCGATCAGTGGCTGCTGTGCATGGGGCAGGCGCTGGATGAAGTGGTGGAAGAGGAAGCGCTGCGCAACGAACTCAAGGCGGCCTTCATCAAGGTGGCCGATTTCATGCGCAATCAGTCCGAGCCGGACTGA
- a CDS encoding SAM-dependent methyltransferase codes for MAKNTEKQEMSEIRPGQSIELLKALHILTRDGRMNQDSRRKLKQVYHLYQFIEPLLLEAKRARGTITLVDHGAGKSYLGFILYDLFFKALNDASHIFGIETREELVTHSRALARQLGFGGMSFMNLSVAESIVSNQLPTRVDVVTALHACDTATDDAIDFALKKQAQFIVLVPCCQAEVAAVLRKNKGRQSAKDALTELWRHPIHTREFGSHLTNVLRCLQLEAHGYQVTVTELVGWEHSMKNELIIASYKDLPRKRAAERLNEVLHSVGLEEMSSRFFTE; via the coding sequence ATGGCCAAGAATACCGAAAAACAGGAAATGAGCGAGATCCGTCCGGGCCAGTCCATCGAACTGCTGAAAGCGCTGCATATCCTGACGCGCGACGGCAGGATGAACCAGGACTCGCGCCGCAAGCTGAAGCAGGTTTATCACCTGTACCAGTTCATCGAACCCCTGTTGCTGGAGGCGAAGCGGGCGCGCGGGACCATTACGCTGGTGGATCACGGAGCGGGCAAGTCGTATCTCGGATTCATCCTGTACGATTTGTTCTTCAAGGCGCTGAACGATGCTTCGCATATTTTCGGCATAGAGACGCGCGAGGAGCTGGTGACGCATTCCCGTGCACTGGCCCGGCAGCTTGGTTTCGGCGGCATGTCGTTCATGAACCTGTCGGTGGCGGAATCCATCGTTTCGAACCAGCTGCCCACCAGGGTGGATGTGGTGACTGCATTGCATGCCTGCGATACTGCGACCGACGATGCGATCGACTTTGCACTGAAGAAGCAGGCGCAATTCATTGTGCTGGTACCGTGCTGTCAGGCGGAGGTGGCGGCAGTGCTGCGCAAGAACAAGGGCAGGCAGTCGGCGAAGGATGCGCTGACCGAGCTGTGGCGGCATCCCATCCATACGCGCGAATTCGGCAGCCATCTCACCAATGTGCTGCGCTGCCTGCAACTGGAGGCGCATGGCTATCAGGTGACGGTGACGGAGCTGGTGGGCTGGGAACATTCGATGAAGAACGAGCTGATCATCGCCAGTTACAAAGACCTGCCGCGCAAGCGCGCGGCGGAGCGCTTGAACGAAGTGTTGCACAGCGTGGGCCTGGAAGAGATGAGCTCGCGGTTTTTTACGGAGTAG